A DNA window from Candidatus Equadaptatus faecalis contains the following coding sequences:
- a CDS encoding methyltransferase domain-containing protein gives MEKYEELLRGALKIRQPDAKEGLRVNIDTILLAHFVSPKKDEKILELGCAHGAISLILAKRGFAVKGIDIQPHLIELAKENAAFNGVSAEFEAADLKEYKKIAAPQSFDRVVVNPPYFEAASSSRVSPSSAVASARQGTDCSLEDVVSASRYLLKNRGRLNIIMAAQRSAELFELLENSNISVKKVRFVYPKPRSEASVVLIEAVRAAKKGTSVLPPLFVLDADGKETEEMLENYSL, from the coding sequence ATGGAAAAATATGAGGAACTGCTCCGCGGCGCTCTGAAAATCAGACAGCCTGACGCCAAAGAAGGGCTTCGCGTCAATATTGACACGATACTTTTGGCGCATTTTGTATCGCCGAAAAAAGATGAAAAAATTCTTGAACTCGGCTGTGCGCACGGGGCAATTTCTCTGATACTCGCAAAACGCGGTTTTGCCGTTAAAGGAATAGACATTCAGCCGCACCTGATTGAGCTGGCGAAAGAAAACGCCGCGTTCAACGGTGTAAGCGCTGAATTTGAAGCGGCAGACCTGAAGGAATACAAAAAAATAGCCGCTCCGCAGAGCTTTGACAGAGTAGTGGTAAATCCGCCGTATTTTGAGGCGGCTTCAAGCAGCAGGGTAAGTCCGTCGTCAGCCGTGGCATCAGCACGTCAGGGAACGGACTGCAGCCTTGAGGACGTTGTCTCAGCCTCGCGCTATCTGCTGAAAAACAGGGGCAGACTTAATATTATTATGGCCGCGCAGCGTTCGGCAGAGCTTTTTGAACTGCTTGAAAACAGCAATATCAGTGTGAAAAAAGTCCGTTTTGTTTATCCGAAACCGCGGTCGGAAGCCTCGGTGGTTTTGATAGAAGCTGTACGCGCCGCAAAAAAAGGAACGTCCGTTCTGCCCCCGCTTTTTGTTCTTGACGCGGACGGAAAAGAAACAGAAGAAATGCTTGAAAATTACTCGCTGTAA